A region from the Aegilops tauschii subsp. strangulata cultivar AL8/78 chromosome 5, Aet v6.0, whole genome shotgun sequence genome encodes:
- the LOC141022990 gene encoding probable disease resistance protein At1g63360 has translation MWLLIKIIYHMITFKGAIAKLEEAAARAHGRPARLDRLRSACRHLRGVDSHLTRMHDFLESDVPGDDRLGVWGRRGAGKTSLLTPLRQPSPYHALFDRVLYLEVGSRWSVTDVQLGICCTCLGCSYGVMSSADDRSRACLILAELSRKSFLLLIDGPLEAPVDLAAVGPSTPLGKGRRRQKVVVSTRSPDMCAPRTTSSRSGAWGKTTRGASSETALGIKSSRVGPIKGIELERT, from the coding sequence ATGTGGCTCCTAATCAAGATCATCTACCACATGATCACGTTCAAAGGGGCCATCGCGAAGctcgaggaggcggcggcgcgcgccCATGGCCGTCCGGCGAGGCTGGACCGGCTGCGCTCGGCCTGCCGCCACCTGCGAGGCGTGGACAGCCACCTCACCAGAATGCACGACTTCCTCGAGAGCGACGTCCCCGGCGACGACCGGCTGGGGGTCTGGGGCCGGCGGGGCGCCGGCAAGACGTCGCTTCTCACGCCGCTCCGGCAGCCCAGCCCGTACCACGCCCTCTTCGACCGCGTGCTCTATTTGGAGGTGGGTAGCAGGTGGTCGGTGACGGACGTGCAGCTCGGCATCTGCTGCACCTGCCTGGGCTGCAGCTACGGCGTGATGTCGTCGGCGGACGACCGGAGCCGGGCCTGCCTCATCCTCGCGGAACTCTCGCGCAAAAGCTTCCTGCTGCTGATCGACGGGCCGCTGGAGGCGCCCGTCGACCTGGCGGCGGTCGGCCCGTCGACGCCGCTCGGGAAGGGCCGCCGGCGCCAGAAGGTCGTCGTGTCCACTAGGAGCCCGGACATGTGTGCGCCGCGGACAACGTCGTCGAGATCGGGCGCCTGGGGGAAGACGACGCGTGGGGCCTCTTCAGAGACAGCTTTGGGGATAAAATCATCACGCGTGGGGCCTATTAAGGGGATAGAGCTCGAACGGACGTGA